From Methanocella paludicola SANAE, a single genomic window includes:
- a CDS encoding nucleotidyltransferase domain-containing protein, whose protein sequence is MNEQNECTQSCYNDLNNIRSIHTHYPLYGDPENALSNFPDDLLLYVISLLKNEIPRLPSSSISQWYELFSALKPHGILPLLYWQILHIPQESRPAKELVDELRRNFLESKACAITTDMQLKELVDVFNKENIPMIILKGSALARTLYLDPALRLCSDIDILVLPQDVVRSRTIMESLGYKCLKKRFDISKYYYHHETYDKCSKNSMIVELHWRLIFVPLLDIVDIRNFFYRSVKIESTNFSFETLTTIDTIIYLSLHLFLQHSKEVRLNWIYDISQLCKNLTIADWRILQKRSVECRARLSLEKSLILSQYWTGLKIPSEFSDFSKWPKPTKDEITAFSYAMIGRNNTIGRFKLRWPKSAPFLEKIKILIYLIFPSFIDMRGHYHLKSNRLVLLCYIKRWFRLIKKI, encoded by the coding sequence ATGAACGAGCAAAACGAATGTACCCAAAGTTGTTATAACGATTTAAATAATATACGTTCTATTCATACGCATTATCCTTTGTACGGAGATCCAGAGAATGCTCTTTCAAATTTTCCAGACGATCTTCTGTTATATGTTATATCCTTGCTTAAAAACGAAATCCCTAGGCTTCCCAGTTCATCTATATCACAATGGTATGAACTTTTTTCAGCACTAAAGCCTCATGGGATATTACCATTACTATATTGGCAAATTTTACATATTCCTCAAGAATCGCGACCAGCAAAAGAATTAGTCGATGAACTCCGAAGAAACTTTCTTGAGAGTAAGGCATGTGCAATTACTACTGATATGCAACTTAAAGAATTGGTGGATGTATTTAACAAAGAAAATATCCCTATGATTATCTTAAAAGGCTCTGCTCTGGCACGAACCTTATATCTAGATCCAGCCTTGAGATTATGCAGTGATATTGATATACTGGTTTTACCACAAGACGTTGTCCGCTCAAGAACAATTATGGAAAGTTTGGGCTATAAATGCCTGAAAAAAAGATTTGATATATCGAAATATTACTACCATCATGAAACATATGATAAATGTTCAAAAAATTCCATGATTGTAGAACTCCATTGGAGATTAATTTTTGTCCCTCTACTTGATATAGTTGATATTCGTAATTTTTTTTATAGATCGGTAAAAATAGAGTCAACTAACTTTTCATTTGAAACTTTAACTACAATTGATACAATTATCTATCTATCGCTACATTTATTTCTACAACATAGCAAGGAAGTACGATTAAATTGGATCTATGATATCTCTCAATTATGTAAAAACCTTACAATTGCTGATTGGAGAATTCTTCAAAAAAGAAGTGTCGAATGTAGAGCTCGGCTATCATTAGAAAAGTCTCTTATCCTATCCCAGTACTGGACTGGGTTAAAAATACCCTCAGAATTCAGCGATTTCTCAAAATGGCCAAAACCAACAAAAGATGAAATTACCGCTTTTTCTTATGCTATGATTGGACGAAATAATACTATTGGCCGGTTTAAACTTCGATGGCCTAAGTCAGCTCCATTTTTGGAAAAAATTAAAATATTAATATACTTAATCTTCCCATCATTCATAGATATGCGGGGACATTATCATCTCAAAAGTAATCGGCTCGTTTTATTATGCTATATCAAACGATGGTTTAGACTGATTAAAAAAATATAA
- a CDS encoding nucleotide sugar dehydrogenase, which yields MSNKLKDILDKKGPIKNIGVVGMGYVGIPAAMLFANSPAFDHVYGFQRNSKSSGYKIDMLNRGESPLKGEEPGLEDLIKKVVQANKFKCISDFSKISELDAVTLSIQTPFKNPKDLIPDFSALTEGITLVGKYIKEGSLVVLESTITPGTTNSMARQILEKESGMKAGVDFALAHAPERVMVSRLLKNIQEHDRVIGGIDDISTKRAIELYSPVLTKGKVIPMTATAAEVTKTAENTFRDLQIAAANELALYCEAMGINFYEVRAGIDSLKGEGITRAILWPGAGVGGHCLTKDTYHLERGVKTNGGKLDYLQEEESLFVLARHINDFMPKHMFNLTIAALERVGETPKDANIAMLGWAFLKNSDDARNTPSEYYRDLMLSVGAKVKVHDPYVREYPGVDISHDLNEVISGSDAIAIFTGHDVYMDMVRTANNIKRLMGKYNPIIIDGRNIVNPDEYIEAGFIYKGIGRGDKNSHSIVNL from the coding sequence ATGAGTAATAAATTAAAAGATATACTTGATAAGAAAGGTCCAATCAAGAATATTGGTGTTGTAGGAATGGGCTATGTGGGTATACCGGCTGCCATGTTGTTCGCTAATTCGCCGGCATTTGATCACGTTTATGGGTTTCAGAGAAACTCCAAGTCATCTGGTTATAAGATCGATATGTTAAATCGGGGCGAAAGTCCGCTAAAGGGCGAGGAGCCCGGTCTCGAAGATTTGATTAAGAAAGTCGTTCAAGCTAATAAGTTCAAATGTATATCCGATTTCTCAAAAATATCTGAGCTCGATGCCGTTACGTTATCTATACAAACGCCATTTAAAAATCCGAAAGATTTGATACCTGATTTCAGCGCTTTAACTGAAGGTATTACATTAGTTGGAAAATATATCAAAGAGGGCTCTCTAGTCGTTCTTGAATCGACTATTACGCCAGGGACAACAAATAGTATGGCTAGACAGATCCTTGAAAAAGAATCCGGTATGAAAGCTGGTGTAGATTTCGCACTTGCACATGCACCTGAGCGTGTAATGGTCAGTAGACTTTTAAAGAATATCCAGGAACATGACCGAGTGATTGGCGGCATAGATGATATTAGCACTAAAAGGGCGATCGAGCTATATTCGCCAGTACTGACGAAAGGAAAAGTTATACCGATGACAGCAACAGCTGCTGAGGTAACGAAGACTGCTGAGAACACATTTAGAGATTTACAGATTGCTGCGGCGAATGAGTTAGCATTGTATTGCGAAGCAATGGGCATTAATTTCTATGAAGTTAGAGCTGGTATCGATAGCTTGAAAGGTGAAGGCATTACTAGGGCGATATTATGGCCAGGAGCCGGTGTCGGAGGACATTGCCTGACAAAGGACACCTATCATCTTGAGCGCGGTGTTAAGACGAACGGAGGTAAGCTTGATTATCTTCAAGAGGAGGAATCGCTATTTGTGTTGGCTAGACATATTAATGATTTCATGCCGAAACACATGTTTAACTTGACAATAGCAGCGTTAGAAAGGGTTGGGGAAACTCCTAAAGATGCCAATATTGCAATGCTCGGATGGGCATTCCTTAAAAATTCTGATGATGCTAGGAATACACCTTCAGAATATTATAGAGATTTAATGTTGAGTGTAGGAGCGAAAGTCAAAGTACATGACCCATATGTCAGAGAATATCCGGGTGTAGATATCTCACATGATTTAAATGAAGTGATTAGTGGATCTGATGCGATTGCGATATTCACTGGACATGATGTATATATGGATATGGTTCGAACTGCTAATAATATTAAAAGGTTGATGGGAAAATATAATCCTATCATAATAGATGGAAGGAATATAGTTAACCCTGATGAGTATATTGAAGCTGGGTTTATTTATAAAGGCATAGGAAGAGGAGACAAAAATAGCCATAGCATAGTAAATTTATAG
- a CDS encoding oligosaccharide flippase family protein has protein sequence MSDIKKYYTEPIYRNSIGIILFQISGSLLGFIFWVITAHVISSREIGLATAAISAATLITNFSKFGIDVGLVRYLPQVKDKNVLYSTVLIVTTILALAFAVIFLLFLNIISPSLTFLLDFALLIMFVSYVILTSITTMQNTTLITYRKSNLVVLQNIILGVRIPLILLISSFGVLSIFFSLDVTFLIGLLINTLILYKYGTKFILRVDIITFKEIIGFSLGNYTAGIFSLIPTTIIPIMIINTLGAEQNAYFYIAYTFAGVLLMIPSSITMALFVEGSHNLPVKSNVFKSIKLISLILIPAVIFVFLFGDKLLLLFGKEYANNAFNLLKLLAISSLFSSVTLIYLSIKKIKKDIKILNIMNCISCIFTCLTGYIMLVNYGLIGLGYSWLITNFLLCVITIYIIIKYEHWINSSLIKTFKSRSVN, from the coding sequence ATGTCAGATATAAAAAAATATTATACTGAACCCATATATAGGAATTCGATAGGAATTATATTATTCCAAATATCCGGTTCTTTATTGGGTTTTATATTTTGGGTTATAACGGCTCATGTAATATCTTCTAGAGAAATAGGATTAGCGACAGCAGCAATTTCAGCGGCGACGCTTATTACAAATTTTTCTAAATTTGGAATAGATGTTGGTCTTGTACGATATTTACCCCAAGTAAAAGATAAAAACGTCTTGTATAGCACAGTTTTAATAGTTACTACGATACTAGCACTTGCATTCGCTGTTATCTTTTTATTATTTTTAAATATTATTTCGCCATCGTTGACATTTTTACTTGATTTTGCATTATTAATAATGTTTGTAAGTTATGTCATATTAACTTCAATTACTACTATGCAAAATACAACATTAATAACTTATCGAAAATCAAATCTTGTAGTTTTACAAAATATAATTTTAGGTGTACGTATACCATTAATACTATTAATTTCATCGTTCGGTGTTCTTAGTATATTTTTTTCGCTAGATGTAACATTTTTAATTGGGTTATTAATAAATACATTAATACTTTATAAATATGGAACTAAATTTATATTAAGGGTTGATATTATAACATTTAAGGAGATTATCGGATTTTCGTTAGGTAATTATACTGCAGGAATATTTTCATTGATTCCTACAACGATTATTCCAATAATGATAATTAATACATTAGGTGCTGAGCAGAATGCATATTTCTATATAGCTTATACATTCGCAGGAGTACTTCTCATGATTCCGAGTTCAATAACTATGGCTCTTTTCGTTGAAGGATCACATAATTTACCAGTAAAAAGTAATGTATTTAAATCAATCAAATTAATATCTTTAATTTTGATACCTGCGGTAATATTTGTATTTTTATTCGGTGATAAACTTTTATTATTATTTGGAAAAGAATATGCTAATAATGCATTTAATTTGTTAAAGTTACTTGCGATATCGAGTCTATTTTCATCCGTAACATTGATTTATTTATCAATTAAAAAGATAAAGAAAGATATTAAAATATTAAATATTATGAATTGTATTTCATGCATATTTACGTGTTTAACGGGATATATAATGCTTGTGAATTATGGGCTTATTGGATTAGGATATAGTTGGTTAATAACAAATTTCCTTCTATGTGTAATAACAATATATATTATAATAAAATATGAACACTGGATAAATTCTAGTCTCATTAAAACTTTTAAAAGTAGATCAGTAAATTAA
- a CDS encoding glycosyltransferase family 39 protein gives MSIISVFAFRFGLFQGDSQTDLASVQYIIRNGFIETANYYISGHYPIIHLYTAFIGLITGYGDVLKIYYIAIWVPTLLSLITTIFIYTIIKKITNDDKSALITSMIWISLAFVSRWMIQFTRTTIGVSVLIIFGYLIIKLYQSNKSVSISILLYIFALVLLFSHPVVSLFGVLSLITIVIYELIRSHVPIKYSKIIDNSPISNKNFTFFAAILTICLVVIWIYYTFLLYPFIHIIHQFYTSYNNLFTDSIIGAIATGSAPSTSYSIASTELRYFGLLRVAFFILMSIIGFTVIIREKKFISVILPLSAFALLFFIINYSGGVGSTTFYRTLVYSSLWLIIATGYLLNKFFKIISNKHIKLIAVLLILIVIILPAPFFTGEVVLPSNWLYSNNPEDVIAYSQGQTPRFIEHYNIDVSVWVNKYTNDNSLIWTEGTHTIGFIAGYGDRDATLMQTEISNTEPIGINVSKLEIYNVNYAVVTDLMRKFMEFPYGGYYTNYDFTQLDTRSLSYQIYDSGRVATYYIDKVPNSEHKTGNIWYTRRD, from the coding sequence ATGTCAATTATATCAGTTTTCGCATTTAGGTTTGGGTTATTCCAAGGAGATTCACAAACCGATCTTGCATCAGTACAATATATTATTAGGAATGGGTTTATCGAAACAGCTAATTATTATATTTCTGGGCATTATCCGATTATTCATTTATATACTGCTTTTATTGGGTTAATAACTGGGTATGGGGATGTTCTTAAAATTTATTATATCGCTATATGGGTCCCAACGCTTCTAAGTTTAATTACAACTATTTTTATATACACAATAATTAAAAAAATCACTAATGATGATAAATCTGCTCTTATCACATCGATGATTTGGATTTCTCTTGCTTTTGTAAGTAGATGGATGATTCAATTTACAAGGACAACAATAGGTGTATCAGTCTTAATTATCTTCGGATACCTAATAATTAAATTATATCAAAGTAATAAATCGGTATCAATATCTATTCTATTGTATATATTTGCATTAGTGCTCCTATTCTCTCATCCTGTTGTATCGTTATTCGGGGTTCTTAGCCTTATTACGATTGTGATATATGAACTTATTCGATCGCATGTTCCAATAAAATATAGTAAAATTATTGATAATTCACCAATAAGTAATAAAAATTTTACATTCTTTGCTGCTATTTTAACGATTTGCCTTGTCGTCATTTGGATATATTATACGTTTTTGCTATATCCATTTATCCATATTATTCACCAATTTTATACTTCATATAACAATTTATTTACTGATTCGATTATTGGCGCAATTGCAACTGGCAGTGCCCCTTCAACTTCTTATTCAATTGCTAGTACCGAACTTAGATATTTTGGTCTATTAAGGGTAGCTTTTTTTATATTGATGTCAATAATTGGTTTTACAGTTATAATTCGAGAAAAAAAATTTATTAGTGTTATTTTACCTTTATCTGCTTTCGCATTGTTATTTTTTATAATAAATTATTCAGGCGGTGTTGGAAGTACTACATTCTATAGAACGCTTGTTTATTCATCTCTTTGGTTAATTATTGCTACCGGTTATTTATTAAATAAATTTTTTAAAATAATCTCAAATAAACATATAAAATTAATCGCTGTCTTATTAATACTAATTGTTATAATATTACCAGCCCCGTTTTTTACTGGGGAAGTCGTATTACCAAGTAACTGGTTATATAGTAATAATCCTGAAGATGTTATCGCTTATTCACAAGGCCAGACGCCTCGTTTTATCGAGCATTATAATATAGATGTATCTGTATGGGTTAATAAGTATACTAATGATAATTCACTTATCTGGACTGAGGGAACACATACAATAGGGTTTATAGCTGGTTATGGCGATAGAGATGCAACACTAATGCAAACTGAAATTAGTAATACTGAACCTATTGGTATTAATGTTAGCAAACTTGAGATATATAATGTTAATTATGCAGTCGTTACCGACTTAATGAGAAAGTTTATGGAATTTCCTTACGGTGGTTATTATACCAATTATGATTTTACCCAATTAGATACAAGATCATTAAGTTATCAAATATATGATTCAGGCAGAGTTGCTACATACTATATTGATAAGGTTCCAAATTCTGAACACAAAACTGGTAATATCTGGTATACTAGAAGAGATTAA
- a CDS encoding glycosyltransferase family 4 protein: MRVIFKQIKGNSGIDVWSNNLSAELVNFGVISSVKYYPLYDAFCPYLLHLTNIHDEPHTITHSNISCGFPFKNDNPLVVTEHHIMYDPMYSNYLSQRQKIYYQLIKKYEEKSLKVADIVTCVSKYTQQRLEKILGYTDSKVIYNGIDENLFSPRTVDKSHYNIDSNKKVLLFVGNLSKRKGSDLLPQIMKKLDDDYLLIATSGLRNYHADSYNNIRTLGKININDLVNIYNLCDIFIFPSRLEGFGLAIAEAMSCGKPVVTTNCSSMPELIIDGKGGFLCEKDNINDFSSNIKLIAEDDDLKNKMGLYNRRRILDKFTLERMAREYLKLYESI; the protein is encoded by the coding sequence GTAATTCAGGTATCGACGTATGGAGTAATAATTTATCTGCTGAATTAGTTAACTTTGGTGTAATTAGCTCTGTTAAATATTATCCATTGTATGATGCATTTTGCCCATATTTATTACATCTAACGAATATACATGATGAACCACATACGATAACGCATTCCAATATCTCCTGTGGATTTCCCTTTAAAAATGATAACCCATTAGTAGTAACAGAGCATCATATAATGTATGATCCTATGTATTCTAATTATTTATCTCAAAGGCAAAAGATCTATTATCAATTAATTAAAAAATATGAAGAAAAATCTTTAAAAGTCGCAGATATTGTTACGTGTGTAAGTAAATATACTCAGCAAAGACTCGAGAAGATTCTTGGCTATACTGACTCAAAGGTAATTTATAATGGAATAGATGAAAATTTATTTTCTCCAAGAACAGTTGATAAATCGCATTATAACATAGACAGTAATAAAAAAGTTTTATTATTTGTTGGAAATCTTTCTAAGAGGAAAGGATCCGATTTATTACCACAAATTATGAAAAAATTGGATGATGACTACTTGTTGATTGCAACTTCAGGTTTACGAAATTATCATGCAGATTCTTATAATAATATACGAACATTAGGTAAAATAAATATAAACGACCTCGTTAATATTTACAATTTATGCGATATATTTATTTTTCCTTCAAGATTAGAGGGATTTGGATTAGCAATTGCTGAGGCTATGTCCTGTGGAAAGCCTGTTGTAACTACGAATTGTTCCTCAATGCCAGAACTAATAATAGATGGCAAAGGAGGCTTTTTGTGTGAGAAAGATAACATCAATGACTTTTCATCTAATATAAAGTTGATTGCTGAAGACGACGATTTAAAAAATAAAATGGGGTTATATAATAGAAGGCGTATTCTTGATAAATTTACATTAGAGCGTATGGCAAGAGAATATTTAAAATTATATGAATCAATATAA